The region ggtgagtgaTGAATTTGGTCATGGTGAACTGAGCCTGGTTTGGTGAAATGTCGGTGAAAACTCAACTGTACTGCTTGATAAAAGCTGAGAAGAAAAGATCGGACGGGTGCCATGAAAAAGTGGAAATTTTTGCCCAGTAATTATAGCGCGCGAGCAAGATACCTAGTACATTGGAACAGGAACTGGGAAGGGGCGTTTATTGCCCACACTTCTCGGTGCCTGGTCAAGCCTGCCCAAGCTCACGATGTTATACGCATATTTCCCCCTCACGCAcatttctttctcttcattATCTGTCTCGCATCTTTCAGCAGCTTCTCAATGCCATTATGCTCCCAAAATACCTTTCATAAATCCGCTTCAACGCTTCGAACTATAATCAACAAGCCTCAGAAGACAACTGACAGGCCTAAAACTAGTTGATAAGTCTCtaagaaaaacaaaaaggtcGTTAAATATAGCTTATAAGGCGTTAAAAATAATCAACAAGCcattatatttttaataagCCCTTAAAGATGGCCAATATGTATTCATGGTCATCTTGCAGGTTTTGTATCACAGTCTCTTTGTTTCTGTCCACAACCTAGGTCTACAAAAAGATTTATTTAGCGCTGACCACCAATATATCGGCAGGTAAACAGCAAAGTGCTGGCATAAGTCTCTTGCAAATTGTGTAAACACACCGAACCCAACTATCCGACAAAACCCAGGATATCTACCTCCTCAAAGCTGAACATCATTCGCTGCCCCAAACGCCTTTCCATGGTTCGAGCTCTTaggggggaaggagaaaaaggcgCCATTAAAAGACGGTAACAGCACTCACAAACCCACTTCTCAACACCTCAAACACCAAGCCCGGGTACCCATACAGTGTTGTCGTAGAGTCCTCGCCCCCCTCAAACTTCTTACCCATACCGGCCCCGGGTTCTTCCCACCCGCCCAGCATCTCTATACTGCTGCCTGGCGAATCACCCCAGCCGCGGTTCAGGACCATACccctctgcttctgctggGCTTCGCTCTCCGAGGCATACATCGACTTCCACTCCCccttcaacttcttctccAGATCTGGAAAGTATGTCTCCGAATTTGGCACCTTGTCATCGTCATCTCCCTTGGCAAGATAGGCAATCTCCCACCTACACCGGCGGTGCCGGTTGAACGGATAGGAACCCGGCACGTTGCCGTGCAAGATCAGCTTTGTTGCCACCTGTCGGTGAGGGTTTGTGGATCTGACAAGTGGTCCAGGTAGTGACTTGCCGCTTGACGAAGGGGGAGTCTCTGACGGCTCTGTGGGCGTTGAAACCAGGATATCAAACCCAAGGTAAAAGTAATTGTAGAAACACTCCCCTGCTACATTAACAGCTTCGtcctcgacaacctcctcctcctcctcgttggATTGATAGCCGTCAGAGTGGTTCAGAGATGACTGGTCCGTATCCGTCATGTCGTCCTTGAGATCCTTGCCGTTTGGTCTCCCGGCTGCGTTGCTTGCTGTCCTCAACTTATGGATGTACATGCGCTGGTCATTCTTGCGATATATAGCATCTGGGGGCCCCAGTTCGGCTACTAATTCCTGAGGGGTAGTCTCACCGAAGAATATCCAGAACGAGTTGTTGGTCCATTTCCGAAAGAGCTGTACTTTACCACCACCGTGGAGTTTCACAAGCGACACCTCATCGGGGCAGACATCTTTACCCTTGTTTAGAGGGGCGAAAGTCTTGATGCTGGGGAGCACTTCTGTCCACATTGTCTTGCGAGCCTGTGCCCACGAGTCACCACTGAAGATGGCCATTGATTGGGGCACCGCCGTGGATGACAGCAAAGAGACAACATCCTTATTTGGCGAATACTGGGTCTTTTTCATGGGAAAGACGAAACCCACGCCCGGGTACGAGAGGATGTACAATCCAGCATTTCCAGGCTCCTTCACGAACTCTCCACCATAAGTAGGGCCCAAGAAGCGTTGGTAAATGTGTCGGAATGTTGGTTCGGGTGTGCTGTCGGCCGCGGGGAGATCGCTCGGTGGCCGGACAAGGTCTCGCTCTTTATCATTTGCTGGCTTGAAGAATATGTGGTTTTTCGTAAAGTCGATGACTTCGATTAATCGGAGTCGTTGTTCTGGCCCGTCAAATTGCAACCGGAGACCGTTGGCCGGTAAGCCAACGATGGTTTCCTTTGTGACTGGAATTTTTGAATCGTAGATCAAGTCGATCTTGGGGAAACGTTGTGGTTCGGCTTTGATTCGTGTCAATATGTCATGGAGTGAGGCCCCGAGAACAAGAAATCCAAGGGCCCGCCCCGGATACAACTGAGCCGAGAAGAGGGACGACGACATTGCGAATAGCTTTAGCAGCGGATTAACGCCAGAAGTATTGatggatgatgctgatgcaAAAAGCAGACGCCTAACCTCGTAGGGAAGACGAGGACTCGAGCGCCGTACTTGATGGAAAGAGTACTTCGTAACCAAGACAAGTTCCAAAAGATATGTCGATGCGACGCAAGAGACAATTTAAGATAACTGGATCACTCGTGACAAAGGCACTGGAATATTGTAAAACTTTGCTTGCAGCCACTGAGCAGCTGGCGGGATCACGAGGCAGTCGCGCTGGAGCTCAGTGCTCACATGGGACGGACGGTGTAGGGGACCGCTCCAGCGGTACGTCATCCCGGCAGACAGATAAGGATAGCGAACGATAACGAGCGATAGAGGGGCAGGTGGGGTCTAATCCGCAGCTGTCACTTGGCGGAGAAAGTAAGCCGAATTGGTTGCTGCAGCAATagcttcttggcctgcaGAGTTGTTTACGATCGCGCCCTCCAACCCCGGTCCAGGTCCCCACTTCGGGACATGCCATTTTTGCAATGGCAGCAGCGACGTGGATGAGCCACAGACCACACCCTGTTCCGCAGCAAAGAGGCACCAAGGCTCATCACTGTTGAGACCCTGTCTTGGAGTTCTGGGTGGCTTTTAGTTTTTGTGGTTTTTTATGATATccagtcttttcttttcccgtCACACCAACACGCGACTAAACAAACACACGAGAACAAGCAGCACGATACCCGGCTCCTTCCCATGGAGCGCCGAAATACCTCGATGGCGCCTCCACCCTCGAGGGCCGGAGGCGCTGCCAGTCGATCGAGCATACGGCCACCAGCaactcgaggaggagctaGACCAGGCGTAACGCGGCACGCGTCTTCAGCGATGTCGCGACTTCAACGaccatcctcaccaaccgAGTCGCTGATGTCGGTAGCAACGACAGCCACGGCAGGCGCTAAGCGCAAAGAACGCGATTTCGACCCCGACGATGGAGAGGCTACCAACATCAACGTTGTCGTGCGGTGCCGAGGGCGCAATGAGCGGGAGGTCAAGGAAAATAGCGCTGTGGTCGTTGGAACGGAAGCGACAAGAGGGAAAATTGTTGAATTGTCAATGGGTCCAAACGCGGTCAGCAACAAGACATACAATTTCGATCATGTTTTCTCGCAGGCGGCCGATCAGGTTATGGTGTTTGAGGATGTGGTGAAGCCGATTTTGGACGAGGTAAGGAGTGTCAGTAACGCGCCGGAGATATCCGCTGACCATGATACCACGATGCGCAGATGATGTCTGGCTATAACTGCACAATTTTTGCCTACGGTCAGACGGGCACCGGCAAGACGTACACGATGTCAGGCGACATGACGGAAACGATGGGCATGCTGTCTGATAATGCAGGCATCATTCCCCGAGTGCTTCAAGCCCTGTTCGCTAAGctcgagctggaggagaaggaccaTTGTGTGCGCTGCTCCTTCATCGAGCTGTACAACGAAGAACTACGGGATCTGCTCGGTACCGATGAGAGCACCAAGCTCAAGATTTACGACGATAACTCGAAGAAGGGCCACTCGACCACGATGGTTCAGGGAATGGAGGAAAGGCATATCTTGAGTGCGACGGACGGTCTCAAATGGCTCCAGGAGGGTAGTTTGAAGCGCCAGGTGGCAGCCACAAAGTGCAACGATCTCAGCAGCAGAAGTCATACCGTGTTTACGATCACTCTATATGCCAAGCGTCAAACGGGCGAGAATGGAGACGATTACTTGATGGCAGGCAAGCTGAATCTGGTCGATCTGGCTGGTAGCGAGAATATTCAACGATCCGGAGCAGAGAACAAGCGCGCTGCTGAGGCGGGACTTATCAACAAGAGTTTGCTTACCCTTGGGCGAGTAATCAACGCCCTGGTCGATCGAAGCCCTCATATCCCATACAGAGAATCGAAGCTCACTCGTCTACTGCAAGACTCGCTAGGTGGACGGACAAAGACATGCATTATTGCCACAATATCGCCAGCAAAGGTCAACCTTGAAGAAACGATATCAACACTGGATTATGCGTTCAGAGCAAAGAATATCCGAAACAAACCACAGCTCAATGCGTTGATCAACAAAAAGACACTGTTGCGAGACTTTACCACCGAGATTGAACGGTTGAAAGGCGAGCTCATCGCCACCCGTCAACGAAATGGTGTCTATCTATCGAACGATGCATACGAAGAATTGACAGTGCAGAACGAGTCTCGCAGAATCTTAACGGAAGAGCAAGCTGCCAAGATAGAGACTTTGGAAAACAACCTGCGCAACAAGGTGCAGGAGCTGTTTTCCCTGACATCGAGCTTCGTGGGACTGAAGAAGGACCACGAGGGAACACTGGGACAATTGGACGATACCAAGGGCGTCCTGGAGCAGACCGAGATAGTGTTGGCGGCTACCAGGAAGGGACTGGCGGAGGAGACACATATTCGAAAAGCACACCAGGCAACCGAACATCGGTTGACAGCTGTTAGCAATGAGCTCCTCAACTATCTTGGGAGGACGGTTAATGACGTCGATGGCTTGCATGCAAAGAACCAACGAAAGTCGGATCTTCATGATTTCAACCGGGAAACATGGGGCATAGCACAGGCTCATGTCACGGATATCACGGAGATGGTGGAAAGTCGCATCGCGCAGTTCCGAAAAGGGCAGGAGGACCACATTTCGAATATTTCCGGCCGTATGCAGGATTTTGTCCAGGAAGAGCTTGAAAAGCTGACCAGCACACAAAACTTTCTTGACGAAAACCTGGCTTTGTTCACCGAATCCAAGCAACATCTTTTGGAAAGGAAACAGCAAtccaaggaggagatggattCAGTACtcgaggagatcaaggtTGTGCGAGACAATGTGAAGCAAAGGGTTGGTGAAAGCCTCCAAGCCATTGCTGGTGCTGCGGAGAAGATTGCTGGAGATGTCCTTAGCGAGCTGAGCACCTTCCACAACCAGCTCCACACGTCTTACAGCTCTCTTGGGAAGGAATTCAAGGGGATATTTGAAGAGCTTTTGGGGAATATCAGTGCTCAAAAGGCAGAGTCTGATAGGCTCAGACAAGAACTGGAGGCAGCAACGCAGACGATCGTTGAGTCTAACGAGTCCGTGTCGGACAGGATAcaggaggttttggaggaggaaaggaaaCAGGCGGCCATTGAAAGGCAACAGTTGTTGTCACAGATCACTAGGCTTATCAACTCGCAGGCTCAGCTGCAGGAGTCTCGGTTGGTTGATAAGGCGTCTGCTATCCAGGACAGCATCAAGGACACAAATAAGACGTTCAAGAGCAACGTTGCGGGTTACAGAGAGGGTATGAACGCATGGAACGCCAAGGATAGCCAGCTTCTGGAGGAGATTGCGCAGTCGAGAGATGTGCTCAAGACCAGGCTTAAGGATGACTGGACGGTATGTTATTTTCTGCAAGTTAATCAGGGACTGGTACTGACGTTTTCCAGGCTGCGAACAAGCACAGTACATCGATCCAGGAGACGACCAAATCTGTACATGCAGAGACCGTTCGTGTTGTCGACGAGCAGCTGGAAGATCTCGACGTTCAAATGCAAGATCTCGACGACTTTGTCACCCGCGCCAAGTCCTATAATGCCCAGCAGAGCGAGCACCTTTCCGAAGCCGTATCAAATCTTAACAACACTGTTGAGCAGTCCTTTGATAACATTTCCGGACATTGTAAGGCGACGTTCGGCAGAGTTGAGGATCTTGGTCAGCAGATGGAAGTCGATGTCCAGCGATTCCACAACGCCCTCGCACCCCTCGACGAAGAGGTTATTCAGCCACTGTCGGAGCTCAGAGAGGACATCAGAGCCACCGAGTTCAAAGAGTACGAGCCGACGGGGACAACTCCCCCGAAGGTCCAGTACCAGTACCCAACCGAACTTCCTCAGACAGCCGACCACGCCGCCTTGTTGGCTGATATGCGCGATACTCCAACACCGAGCAGAGGCGCCCCCGTCAGCAGCGTCCTGCCCAATGTCGGcttcacaccaccatcagctgTCAGAACGCCCTCCCGCCTGCCAGTTGGATTAGCTTCCCCGAGCCGTTTCTCGGAAAGCACCAGCAAGATCCCTCCCGGTGGAAGTCTTCGAGAAGTCAACCCCAACGTGCCGTCCAGCGCTACgacccccaacaacaccaacgcTCAGGTTTTCGATTCGGCATCTAGTGTTTTGTCGCTTCCGACTGTTAAGGAGGGCGGGGACGACGATGTGACGATTACCAAGCTCAAGGCACCCGCAGCTACTGGTCCGCCAAGGACGAGGTCGTCGAGGCTGGCGAGGAAGCCGATGGGCGGGGTGGGACAGGGACCGGAAAACATTCCGCCTCCTGCGGCTGCGATGAGGAGTTCGACTAGGAGGAAGAGTCCGCGGTTGAGATGATTTGGGTTAACCATTCGTTcttcgttttcttttgtggGATTGGTTTTGATTGTATGGAGTTGGGAGGAATTGTGAGTTGGTGGGTGAATAAGTATATAGTGGCTATTACTGAGGGTCTTCGGTGGTGAAAAGGGGCAGGGTGGGAGGAAAAGTAGGacaagttgttgttgttgttgttgttgttgttgttgttgttgttgttgttgttgttgttggttgttggctaCTCATTATGGGTTAGGATTGTATATGGTTTTTTTGCTGctgttttttttccttcATTCGAAGGCAAAGCAACTGATACCCCCTTTTTGTCGAGTTAAATATGGATTGTTACACGTCGGTGTGGATGGTCGGGTTCGTTCATATGAAAGTGAAAGAAGTTTTGTATATTTTCTATCAAACTCTCATCATTGTGCAAATTTGGTCTGATCAGTTTTGCTCCTTTTCCAACTCGGCAAACTGTCTTTCCACCTCTTCGGCAAAATCTCCCAAGGTCTCAAACGTCCACTCGAAGGCTACCTTGCCCTCGCGGGACAGCTCCTCCAGGTTGCCGCCCGTGCCGTAGTTCTTGGGATCAGTCCCCCCTCTCGCGATAAACACGCTCCTCAACCCGACCTCCTTGGCAGGCACATGATCAGCCGTCAGACTCCTCGCCACATGGAGCAGTTCCCCTTTGGCCTTATCcacccccagctcctccctgGCGTGTTTGAACAAGTACTCAAAGTTATGCAGGGAGGGTTTGTAGCTCCCGATTTTTTGCGCGGTGTACACCGCATCAAATCTCACCTTGCCCTTCAGGGAATTGCTGATCGTTGATGcgatgttgtcgtcgttcACGTTGGAGAGGACGATGAGCTTGTAGTGCTTGGCGAGAATTTGCAGCGCTTGGATGGTGTCGGGGAAGGGAGACCAGCGGCCGGGTCCGGAGCCTGCGTTGAGGGCGTCGGACTCGTCAAAGGGGACGTTGACCTCGCGGGCTAGGAGGCGGAAGCATtcggagagggtgaggttgtagGGGAGGGTGGGCTGGGTTTTCCAgaggtgggtttggtggtggtcgaaGCGTTGGACTgcggagaggggggttgcgttgagggggtgggaaggggggagttgggaggTTATGGGAGTGAGGTCGGTGGTGAGGCCGGTTTCCCAGTCTATGAGGGTGCCGTAGCAGTCGAAGGAGAGGGCTTTGAAGGTtgtgagggggggtggtggtgacattGTGGGTGAGTAAGGGGATAGTGAGAGTGAGACGCTGAGTTGGAGGGGTGATACGGAGACTTTGAACTTtgaggcagaggaagcaGATAGAGGTTTATATGAAAATGCCAATGGGCATCATGTGATGATATCATGTGTTACCTTATTGCCGGTCAAGAGGATCTCGCCTACAATGTACACCCGCACTATCACCGTACATGTCCAGGCACTTGACCTGATTTGGGCCGGCGAGCAACAGTCTTGCAGTTTGCACCATCAGCTTTCCCTTTCACTGGCCGGCCGACTCACACCTGCCTTCCTGTTCCGGCTGCAACGCTGCCAATAATTGTGGGCTCGACCTTCCTATATGTCTTCTGAACCCCTTCCTTCGATAACCACCACGGTGTTAAAACGGACATACAACGCCACACGGATATAAGCGCACGCCATTTTCCAACAAAAAGGCATGCCCAGAACAATGCGTTTCCACATATGTGTTCAACAACTTAGTTTCCTCGATCGCGAGCATCATGAAAGGCGCATGTTTTCCCGTGGAGGAAGTGCAAAAAATGGAAGGGCCCCTCACTCGCTCCTTCCAATTGTCATCAGTATTAAATGCTATCACGACATGACAATTCTAACAAATCATACGGTGAGATGGCCGAGCGGTCTAAGGCGCCACGTTAAGGTCTTCCTTAATCAACATCTTCTAGCAAAGATTCCGTGGTCCGAAAGGGCGTGGGTTCGAATCCCACTCTCATCATACTCTTTTGCTACATTCTCCAGTACCTCTTTTTTGCATTCTCCACTTATGTGCTC is a window of Podospora pseudopauciseta strain CBS 411.78 chromosome 1, whole genome shotgun sequence DNA encoding:
- a CDS encoding hypothetical protein (COG:S; EggNog:ENOG503P3B4) — protein: MSPPPPLTTFKALSFDCYGTLIDWETGLTTDLTPITSQLPPSHPLNATPLSAVQRFDHHQTHLWKTQPTLPYNLTLSECFRLLAREVNVPFDESDALNAGSGPGRWSPFPDTIQALQILAKHYKLIVLSNVNDDNIASTISNSLKGKVRFDAVYTAQKIGSYKPSLHNFEYLFKHAREELGVDKAKGELLHVARSLTADHVPAKEVGLRSVFIARGGTDPKNYGTGGNLEELSREGKVAFEWTFETLGDFAEEVERQFAELEKEQN
- a CDS encoding hypothetical protein (COG:S; EggNog:ENOG503NX8G); this translates as MSSSLFSAQLYPGRALGFLVLGASLHDILTRIKAEPQRFPKIDLIYDSKIPVTKETIVGLPANGLRLQFDGPEQRLRLIEVIDFTKNHIFFKPANDKERDLVRPPSDLPAADSTPEPTFRHIYQRFLGPTYGGEFVKEPGNAGLYILSYPGVGFVFPMKKTQYSPNKDVVSLLSSTAVPQSMAIFSGDSWAQARKTMWTEVLPSIKTFAPLNKGKDVCPDEVSLVKLHGGGKVQLFRKWTNNSFWIFFGETTPQELVAELGPPDAIYRKNDQRMYIHKLRTASNAAGRPNGKDLKDDMTDTDQSSLNHSDGYQSNEEEEEVVEDEAVNVAGECFYNYFYLGFDILVSTPTEPSETPPSSSGKSLPGPLVRSTNPHRQVATKLILHGNVPGSYPFNRHRRCRWEIAYLAKGDDDDKVPNSETYFPDLEKKLKGEWKSMYASESEAQQKQRGMVLNRGWGDSPGSSIEMLGGWEEPGAGMGKKFEGGEDSTTTLYGYPGLVFEVLRSGFVSAVTVF
- the KIP1 gene encoding Kinesin-related motor protein (COG:Z; EggNog:ENOG503NUH1) codes for the protein MERRNTSMAPPPSRAGGAASRSSIRPPATRGGARPGVTRHASSAMSRLQRPSSPTESLMSVATTATAGAKRKERDFDPDDGEATNINVVVRCRGRNEREVKENSAVVVGTEATRGKIVELSMGPNAVSNKTYNFDHVFSQAADQVMVFEDVVKPILDEMMSGYNCTIFAYGQTGTGKTYTMSGDMTETMGMLSDNAGIIPRVLQALFAKLELEEKDHCVRCSFIELYNEELRDLLGTDESTKLKIYDDNSKKGHSTTMVQGMEERHILSATDGLKWLQEGSLKRQVAATKCNDLSSRSHTVFTITLYAKRQTGENGDDYLMAGKLNLVDLAGSENIQRSGAENKRAAEAGLINKSLLTLGRVINALVDRSPHIPYRESKLTRLLQDSLGGRTKTCIIATISPAKVNLEETISTLDYAFRAKNIRNKPQLNALINKKTLLRDFTTEIERLKGELIATRQRNGVYLSNDAYEELTVQNESRRILTEEQAAKIETLENNLRNKVQELFSLTSSFVGLKKDHEGTLGQLDDTKGVLEQTEIVLAATRKGLAEETHIRKAHQATEHRLTAVSNELLNYLGRTVNDVDGLHAKNQRKSDLHDFNRETWGIAQAHVTDITEMVESRIAQFRKGQEDHISNISGRMQDFVQEELEKLTSTQNFLDENLALFTESKQHLLERKQQSKEEMDSVLEEIKVVRDNVKQRVGESLQAIAGAAEKIAGDVLSELSTFHNQLHTSYSSLGKEFKGIFEELLGNISAQKAESDRLRQELEAATQTIVESNESVSDRIQEVLEEERKQAAIERQQLLSQITRLINSQAQLQESRLVDKASAIQDSIKDTNKTFKSNVAGYREGMNAWNAKDSQLLEEIAQSRDVLKTRLKDDWTAANKHSTSIQETTKSVHAETVRVVDEQLEDLDVQMQDLDDFVTRAKSYNAQQSEHLSEAVSNLNNTVEQSFDNISGHCKATFGRVEDLGQQMEVDVQRFHNALAPLDEEVIQPLSELREDIRATEFKEYEPTGTTPPKVQYQYPTELPQTADHAALLADMRDTPTPSRGAPVSSVLPNVGFTPPSAVRTPSRLPVGLASPSRFSESTSKIPPGGSLREVNPNVPSSATTPNNTNAQVFDSASSVLSLPTVKEGGDDDVTITKLKAPAATGPPRTRSSRLARKPMGGVGQGPENIPPPAAAMRSSTRRKSPRLR